One segment of Olsenella uli DSM 7084 DNA contains the following:
- the deoC gene encoding deoxyribose-phosphate aldolase, with product MARYTIDQLARMVDHTNVRPNATHEDMVRLCSEAKAYHFKMVAVTALQSEVCSRELVGTDIDTGAAIAFPFGQATVATKVFETKDALANGANEIDYSINLTEVKAHDWDYVKDEMAQIVAACNEAGAISKVILETYFLTDEEIMEICNIASEVKPTFVKTSSGTVAGGATVKDVALMRKAVDPAVKVKASGGIRRADDFAAMVAAGAERIGCSQGIPIIEEFRRRMAEAGADYIEI from the coding sequence ATGGCACGTTACACGATCGATCAGCTCGCCCGCATGGTTGACCACACCAACGTCCGTCCCAACGCAACGCACGAGGACATGGTCAGGCTCTGCAGTGAGGCGAAGGCATACCATTTCAAGATGGTGGCCGTCACCGCCCTGCAATCCGAGGTCTGCTCCAGGGAGCTTGTGGGCACCGACATCGACACCGGCGCCGCCATCGCCTTCCCCTTCGGCCAGGCAACTGTCGCCACCAAGGTCTTCGAGACCAAGGATGCCCTGGCAAACGGGGCGAACGAGATCGATTACTCCATCAACCTCACAGAGGTCAAGGCCCATGACTGGGATTATGTGAAGGACGAGATGGCCCAGATCGTTGCCGCCTGCAACGAGGCGGGGGCCATCTCCAAGGTGATCCTGGAAACCTACTTCCTCACCGACGAGGAGATCATGGAGATCTGCAACATAGCGAGCGAGGTCAAGCCCACCTTCGTCAAGACCTCCTCCGGTACCGTCGCCGGTGGCGCAACCGTCAAGGACGTGGCGCTCATGCGCAAAGCCGTCGATCCCGCAGTCAAGGTCAAGGCCTCTGGCGGCATCCGCAGAGCCGATGACTTTGCCGCCATGGTCGCCGCCGGCGCCGAGCGCATCGGCTGCAGCCAGGGCATCCCCATCATCGAGGAGTTCCGTCGCCGCATGGCCGAGGCCGGCGCCGACTACATCGAGATCTAG
- a CDS encoding PTS system mannose/fructose/sorbose family transporter subunit IID yields MGADYGGVLNIGNYSVGALAAGNIALATMLSIPNAGEWLPLQTTLDGISPRVLPLIAVLTTWWMINKKQFSPTKVIIVFSVVVAIACLLSVF; encoded by the coding sequence TTGGGGGCAGACTACGGAGGCGTCCTCAACATCGGCAACTACAGCGTCGGTGCGCTGGCTGCGGGCAACATCGCCCTTGCCACCATGCTGAGCATCCCCAATGCGGGAGAGTGGCTGCCGCTCCAGACCACGCTTGACGGCATCTCCCCCCGCGTGCTGCCGCTCATTGCCGTGCTGACCACCTGGTGGATGATCAACAAGAAGCAGTTCTCGCCCACCAAGGTAATCATCGTCTTCAGCGTCGTGGTCGCCATCGCCTGCCTGCTTAGCGTGTTCTAG
- a CDS encoding GntR family transcriptional regulator, which translates to MALHNEIRDDIYGKISDGTYREGDSIPSEIDLASSYGVSRSTIRQALQALVHEGYLERRKRRGTIVTRPKVDQFAAMGIRSFEEEQANVGRKIRTTVINFKRQRANAEVARALELSAAAEVWHLVRLRYVDDRANVFVESYVPCELYPGFDEYDFATTRLYGAMADKGRPVVRAHRRLGVIKADSAMGALLDVSARDPLILMHTVGRDEDGNAVEYSVATYRGENNVFEFDVAK; encoded by the coding sequence ATGGCTCTCCACAACGAGATTCGCGATGACATCTACGGCAAGATCAGCGACGGCACGTATCGTGAGGGCGACTCCATCCCCTCCGAGATCGACCTCGCCTCAAGCTATGGGGTGAGCCGTTCGACCATCAGGCAGGCGCTCCAGGCGCTCGTCCACGAGGGCTACCTCGAGCGCCGCAAGCGTCGCGGCACCATCGTCACGCGGCCGAAGGTGGACCAGTTTGCCGCCATGGGAATCCGCAGCTTTGAGGAGGAGCAGGCAAACGTCGGCCGCAAGATCAGGACGACCGTCATCAACTTCAAGCGTCAGAGGGCAAACGCCGAGGTGGCGCGTGCGCTCGAGCTGTCCGCCGCCGCCGAGGTCTGGCACCTTGTGCGCCTGCGCTACGTGGATGACCGCGCCAACGTCTTTGTGGAGAGCTACGTGCCATGCGAACTGTACCCCGGCTTTGACGAGTACGACTTCGCCACCACGCGACTCTACGGTGCCATGGCCGATAAGGGCCGTCCCGTCGTGAGGGCGCACCGTCGTCTGGGCGTCATCAAGGCCGACTCCGCCATGGGCGCGCTTCTGGACGTGAGCGCGAGGGATCCGCTGATTCTCATGCACACCGTGGGCCGGGACGAGGACGGCAATGCCGTGGAGTACTCCGTTGCGACGTATCGCGGCGAGAACAACGTCTTCGAGTTCGATGTGGCTAAGTAG